A genomic window from Candidatus Poribacteria bacterium includes:
- a CDS encoding GIY-YIG nuclease family protein: protein MAKIADVTFTGQSGREYKFGVYPRETTFKDVGGVYVFSKRDSQRNHTLLYIGQTHSFEERRLAHHEKWECADPLGGNVICTHRENNETQRKAKERDLINAYQPPCNKQ, encoded by the coding sequence ATGGCAAAAATAGCAGACGTGACTTTTACCGGACAATCTGGTAGAGAATATAAATTTGGGGTTTATCCCCGCGAGACAACGTTTAAAGATGTCGGCGGAGTCTATGTTTTTTCAAAACGTGATTCTCAAAGAAATCATACCCTCTTATATATCGGTCAAACGCATTCCTTTGAAGAGCGGCGACTGGCACATCACGAAAAATGGGAGTGTGCAGATCCGCTCGGTGGTAATGTAATTTGCACCCATCGGGAGAATAACGAAACTCAGCGTAAAGCAAAAGAGCGCGATCTAATTAATGCGTATCAACCGCCCTGTAATAAGCAGTGA